Genomic DNA from Roseburia intestinalis L1-82:
TAATCATATATTCAAAAAAATTTATTCAAATCTGTAACACTTATTCTGCGCTCACATAAGATACAGTGTAAGAAAAAACCTGGAGGTTTTATATGAGTGATTTAGCTGCAACAAACTGTGGTGGTGGATGTTCCTGTAACGAGGGAGGATGCAATTCCATTCTCTGGATCATCATCTTATTATGCTGCTGTGGCGGCAATGGTGGTTTCTGCGGTGGAAACAATGGATGTGGAGGCAACAATGATTGTCTTTGGATCATCCTGCTTCTCTTCTGCTGTGGCGGATGCGGCGGAAACAATGGATGTGGTTTCTGCTAGTCAGATCATCTGTTCTGAAATGGCGGTCGGATATTCCGGCCGCCCTATAAGATTTATAAAGAAAAACGTCTCTGCCTGTTATGGAAGAGACGTTTTTGTATGTCAGCCGAATTTACGGACGCTTTGTGTTCTGATCCCGTGCAGCATACTCACGGTCTTTTTCCCGATTCTGCTGCTGCATCATCTTCTCGTAGATTCCACATTCCTTTGGCACTTTCTTTTTTCTGACACATTCCTCATCTATCTCATAAACACTGTTTCCATCAATAATCAGCATATTTGATTCCTCCTCCCGTTTTATTTTATGCCGACTGCCTGATACCGTCACTAAAACTGTCCCCTCATCCATGTGATATCTGGCATAATCTATTTTCCGGGTTCATAAACTAAAAGAAAAAAGGCATCTTTATGGAACCAAATTCATTTACGCCCTTTGATAATATGACACAGACCCGTGAACTGCAAATGTTAAAAACTGCGATTCCCTATATGAAAGGTGACCAGAAAAAGCAATTTGCTATTCTGATCAAATATATGGAATTACAGAATACGATCCAAGTATTCAACCAGGAGGATAAAGTCATGTCCATGTGCTCTGTCAGTGAGGATGAAAATTCTACTCTTGCCATGTTAAATGACCTTCGGAAATTCTGTACAGACAAAGAGCTTGAAACACTTGATATGATCACAAATATGATCTCTATGATGGAAACCTATGAGACTATTTTTGCATAATATATTGTAAGAAAACTGCCAAAACAAAGCATTACATTTTTGAAAGGAATAAATAGTGATGGAAAATGATTTCTGGAATAATCCGGGGTTAAAAAATATGTCCCCGGAAAAACTGCAGTTTTTAATGAATTTTGCATCAAAAGAAAAACCAACAAACATTAAAGATATGATGCCGTTTCTTCTTGGCACCATGAATGCAGCAAAAACAAATAATATCCAGTTCACAGACCCCGAAACAGAGCTGCTTGTCACCCTGCTAAAACAAAACATGTCAAAAGAGGAATCTGAGAAGGCCGATAAAATTATCCGGCTCATGAAAGACCGGAAGCAAAATTAACTAATAAAAGGGATGGAACACTCCACCCCTTTTGTATCTGCATATTTATTTATGATTTCTTAACATTTTCTCAAGTCTACCAGATGGAAGCTACACTTACCTCTAATAATTTATCGATCGGCGCCGGACTCTTTCCCATACCATCTGTACCCTCAAAATATTTTGCACTTGCCGATTCAAATAAAACAAACACCGTACCATCTGCAATAGCAACTTCTTCCGAACAAGGTGGCATCTCCACTTTTACCTTCGGTTCATTTGGTTTTTTGTCCAATGAAAGAAGAGAAGAATAAACTTTTAAATAAGAAGAATTATTTCTTCCATAGGAAGTGCTTAAATAAATTGATCCGTTATCATCGAATGCCACTCCCTGCACTTTACTCGGAAGATTATAGTTGCTGACTGCCGTCAGCTTATCTTCTTTTTTATCATAGCTGTATGAATACATCTCGGAATCAAAAAATCTGGTGTGTGTAGCAACCCAGAGTCTGCCACCGTAGCAGGTAATGCAGGATGGTGTATTTTTCAGGCGGTATTCGTCTGACAATGCCGATGCATCAATGCAATATTCCGGCGCATCCTGTGCGATTTTTGTAATATATTCATAGGAAATACGCTCTAAGGTATTGGAATTTGAATGGCAGATCCAGACATTCTCGCCATCAAAAGCAATACCGCCAAGATGACTTTCTTTTTTCATGCCAAGTGTTACCAGATATTCGCCGCTCTCACGATCAAACACCATCAGTGATCCAAGATTTTTGCGATCTTCCGAATATGCAGTAATAAGAATATAATCCGGTGTGAAACAAAGTCCCTGCATACACTGGCTGGAACTGCTGATCAGATTATCCTTATAGTCTTTTTCCCTGGTAGAAGGCATTCCCGGAATAGAAAGATCATCCAAAAAAGTATAGGAACATTCCTTTAACTCTTTCTGACTGTTGTCACGAATCGTGCCTGTCTGATAAGAATACATTTCCACATTATAATGATTGTCAATATTTTTTGTCCATTTTGCAAAAAGAACCATATTCGCCGGACTGTCTTCATTTATTTTCGTAACTTTTCTGGAATAGCTGCAGTCTGCATACCAGCCAGCAAAATTATAACCCATTTTAACCGGCACGTCCAGTGTAAAAGGAAGTTCTTCTTTTTGGATTGTTTTTTGATTATTGCTGCTGTTAATACCGCCATTTACCTCATATACAATGTGATACTCTGACGGATCCTGTGTATCAAAAAAATCAAATGTAACATCATCACTGGTAATGGTTTCCTTTGAAGTATCAGGGAGGATGATCATACTGCAGGCACGAACCAGTTTCGGATCGCTTACAAGAAAAATAAATACATATAAAATTACAAATAGTTCTTTGCAAATTTTTCTGCCATACCGCATATCCATTCCTCCCCGTTTTCTTTTTAATTACACACACCGGAAAATGTTACATCCAGTCTGTGTTTTTATCCTGCTTTCGGGAAGACCTGTTTCTTTCAGAAACTGTTTTATGAATTATCCGTATTATCAAGTTTGCCTGCCCTCTCTGCGATCTCCTTTTCCTGGATATCAGAAGGTGTCTGCTCATATCTTGCAAACTCATAGGAAAATGTTCCGCTTCCACCGGTCATGGATCGTAAATCTGTGTTGTATCCATATAATTCCATGTAAGGAATATCAGCTACGATCTCCTGATAACCGTGTTCCGTCGGATTCATTCCAAGTACACGTCCACGGCGTTTGTTTAAGTCTCCCATAATGTCACCTGTGTATTTGTCAGGTACAACAACTTTTAAGGATGCGATCGGCTCTAACAGAATCGGTGATGCTTCCATAATGCCTTTTTTGAATGCCTGAAGAGCTGCAACCTTAAATGCCATCTCAGAAGAGTCTACCGGATGATAGGATCCATCATATAATACTGCCTTTACTCCTACCACAGGATAAGCTGCCATCGGTCCTTTCACAACTCCTTCCTGGATTCCTTTTTCCACCGCCGGGAAGAAGTTTTTTGGAACTGCTCCGCCGACAACGCATTGTTCAAATACATATGGTGTTTCAAGATCCCCGGAAGGTTCAAAGGTCATCTTAACGTGACCGTACTGTCCATGACCGCCGGACTGTTTTTTGTACTTGTATTCCACATCCGCTTTCTTACGAATGGTCTCCCGGAATGCTACTTTTGGTTTTTTCAGTTCAATCTGAACTTTGTACCTCTCTAACAGTTTGCTTGCCACAACATCAAGGTGCTGGTCTCCCATACCGTAAAGTAATGTCTGGCCATTTTCACTGTCATTGACTGTTTTTAATGTAAGATCTTCGAGCATCAGCTTTTGCAATGCCTGCGAGATCTTATCTTCATCTCCTTTGTTGACTGCCTTATAACGTTTATAAGTATATGGTATGGAGATCTGTGTTCTTATATACAGGATCGGGTTCGCTTTGGTAGAAAGGGAATCTGTGGTAGCTGCTTTAGTCAGCTTCGCTAACGCTCCGATATCTCCCGCATGCAGTTCCTTTACTTCCTCCGGCTTATTGCCACAGAGTACATAGATCTTTCCGATTTTTTCCTCTGTATCTTTATGCTGGTTGTAAAGAAGATCATCTGTTTTGATAACTCCCGAATTAACTTTGATCAATGAATATTTCCCAATAAACGGGTCTGCAATCGTTTTGAAAATATAAGCTGATTTTGGTTTTGCAAAATCATAGTCTGCATTGTATACCTCGTTGGACTTTGCATTGATTCCGGTGCAGGAACGTTTTTCCGGACTCGGAAGATATTTTACAATGTCGACCATCAGTGTATACATGCCGCGTGCAAGAACATTCGAACCCATCAGCACCGGAACGATGCTTCCATCGGATACATTGACACGGAGTGCCTGGCGGATCTCATCCTCGGAGAACTCTTCCCCTCCAAAATAACGATCCATAAATTCTTCACTCGTCTCCGCAACAGCCTCCATCAATGCTTCCCTGCAGATACCAAGATTCTCTTTGGAATACTCCGGCACTTCTACCTTTTCCACTTCGCCGTTATCTTTCCAGCGTTTTGCCCGCTGCTGTAATACATTGACATAACCAACGAACTGTCCGTTTTCACGGATCGGAAGATGAAAAGGTGCGATCCGCTTGCCGTATAGCTGCTGTAAATCTTCTACGACCTGCCGGTAACTTGCCTCATCGATATCCATATCTGTAACAAATACCATACGCGGCAGTTTGTATGTCTCACATAACTCCCATGCCTTCTTTGTGCCGACTTCAATGCCAGCCTTACCGGATACTACGATAATTGCTGCATCCGCAGCACTGACTGCTTCTTCTACCTCCCCTACAAAATCAAAATAACCAGGTGTATCAAGGATATTGATCTTGGTATCACCCCAGACAATCGGTATCACAGTTGTGTTGATGGAAAAATGACGTTTGATTTCTTCTTTGTCATAATCGCTGATCGTGTTACCATCGGTAACTTTTCCCATGCGTGTTGTCATCCCCGCAAGATAAGCCATCGCCTCGGCGAGACTTGTTTTACCACATCCACCATGTCCAAGCAGAACCACATTACGAATCTTGTCAGTTGTGTAAACGTTCATAGTAAATCCTCCAATACATATTTTTTAGTCGATACCTCTAAACGGCACTCGTTGTATGGTTATATTTTACTAAATTTACACGTTTATTACAACTTATTTATTCATATTTACTAACTATTTTTATATTACCTGAAATTTGTTTATATATTATGTATGCATTTTAAATATTTTATAACCATTTGCATGGAATGTTTACATAGTGTTCACATTTCATCCATACTTTGATTATTTTTTCATGCAATCTGCACTTTTATACTTTAACGTGTTGACTTTCTTGTGATTTATGTCTATGATAGGTAAAGAATTATGAGAATAGAATTTTAACATCTAACAGGGGGATTTTTATATATGTCACTTCAGAAAATAGGCTTTATCGGACTCGGACTCATCGGCGGTTCCATTGCAAAAAAACTGCATGCACTTCATCCGGAACTTACAATGATTGCAACTGCACACCATGCAGAAACAGTTGCCGAAGCTTATAAAGAACATTTGATCATAAACAATACACCATGTGAACTGAAGGATTTCGCAGACTGCGATTACATTTTTCTGTGCACGCCGACCAGGAAAAATATTGAATATCTGCAGCAGTTGAAAGATGTAATTTCTCCGGACTGCATCATCACGGATGTCGGCAGTGTCAAGACGGAGATCCACAGAGAAGTGATAAGACTCGGTCTTGAAGCCAATTTTATCGGCGGTCATCCGATGGCGGGTTCTGAGAAGACCGGTCTTTCTAATGCTTCAGAGACGCTTTTGGAAAATGCTTACTATATTATCACACCGACCACAAAGAGTCCTTCCCCTGCTGTGGAAGAACTGACCGGGCTGGTGCGCTCTCTCGGCGCAATTCCTCTGGTTTTAGGTTATGAGCAGCACGATTATGCGACCGCAGCGATCAGTCATCTGCCGCATGTGATCGCATACAGCCTTGTCAACCTGGTGCGGGAATCGGACGATGAAAATGAGATCATGAAAACCATCGCAGCCGGAGGTTTTAAAGATATCACGCGTATCGCATCTTCTTCTCCTGTCATGTGGGAAAATATCTGTTTATCCAATCAGGAACAGATTTTAAAATTATTGGACAACTATATCCATACATTAGAGGTAATGCGCACGAACATTGCAGATGCAGATTCCCCTGCACTGTTAGATGCCTTTACTGCAGCCAAAGATTACCGTGATTCCATCACGATCACGGCAAAAGGTGCTTTGAAGAATGTTTACGAACTGTACTTAGACCTGATTGATGAGACCGGTGGGATCGCCACCGTCGCAACGATCCTTGCGAGCAATAATTTAAGTATTAAAAATATCGGGATCATTCATAACCGTGAGTTTGAAGGCGGTGTTTTGAGACTTGAAATGTATGACGGGGAATCATTAGCGCTGGCGGTTGCACTGCTTAAGAAACATCATTATACGATTTATGAAAGATAGGAAAATGCCGTACGGTCGGTTGATCGTACGGCATTTTATTATCGGTTGAATAGTCATTTTTGTTCATTTACAAAGTACTCATAAAACTGAGCAAATGAATGTAAGTGATCACTATTATCTATTCTTGATACCAGAGCATCAAAGTATACTTTTTTTGCCATCTCCATAGGTTTTTTCTTACTGTACCGTACTCTGTTATATCTGCACATTTCATGTAAATAATGGAAATGATAAACAGCTATCGTTTCTTTTATATCGTCCGGCACAGCGTAAGTACGTAATCATCTGTACCTTGCCTTTTTAAAAAACATGCCGCCCATCAGGGCGGCACATTTTATTTCTTCTTTTTGGTTCGAAATCCTTCCGGTAATTCATTTGACCATGGCAAAAGCCGATTTAGATCATCCGGCTTTGGAAAAGGTCCCATTTTACGAAGCTCGTCTAATACATAGGAAAGATATACATACGGCTTCAGACCATTCAGCAGGGCTGTTTCTGCGATACTATAAACAACAGCACTGGCATCTGCACCACGGATACTCTTGGCAAACAGCCAATTCCGGCGGCCTACTGCAAAATTTTTGATTGCACGCTCCGCACTATTATTATCAATGCTCAGATGCCCGTCATCCAAGTACCTGCGAAGATAGTTTTCCTGATTCAGCGTATATAAAATGGCATCACCAATAAGGGAAGATCTGTCTACAGAATCTTCCATCGAATGCAGCCATTCAAACAGAGCTTCCACTACTGGACGCGACTGCTTCTGGCGTTCCTGATACCGTTCTTCCAGTGTCTTATCTTTGATCAGTTCCTCTACTTTATACAGGATTCCGATCCTCGTCATTGCCTGATATGCAACTGTTTCTTTCAGCTGCTCCTTTGTGAAATCCTTTTTTAATGCCGTGAGCGCAGCATCAAAACGGCGTCTCGCATGGGTAAAGCATCCTGTTACGGTAATGGAATCGTTCAGTCCATGATACGCCTGGTATCCATCACACGTCAGATATCCATGAAATGTATCTCCAAGGAAGTTTACCGGGTGATATCCGGCACGCGTTCTCTCATAATCAAAGAGAACCATCTGTGGGGATTCACTGTAATGATCTGTCAGATATACCCACATCCAGTTTTGAGATGATCCTTTCTGATCCGGTTCATCAATTACCTGAATCCTGGTCTCATCACAATGGATGTATCTGCTCTTTAGGAATTCTTCCTTCATCTGCCTATAAAGCAGTCCCAGATACCGGTCTGCACAGCTGATGATCCAGTTTGCCATTGTTTTTGTTGAAAGATTTAAGTCATACCTTGCGAATTCCCGTTCCTGTCTTGCCAGCGGCATGCCATTGACATACTTTGCATTCATGATTCCGGCAACCAGCGAAGGTGTAGCAATGCTTCCCTTGATCAGCGGAAACTCTTTTTCCGGCCGGATCATAGCACCACATTTTGGACAACTGTATACATAGGTTACTTCTTCAGCCACTTCAAAGGTGGAGGGGATGAATTTCAGTCGTTTTACGACTTCTTTTGTGACGACTTTATACTTTGTTCCACAGTCCGGACAATAGCGGTTTTCGCCGGTCAGTTTATATTCGATTGTTTCTGTTACTTCGAAATTAGAGAGATCTTCTTCTTTTTTGCCGGTGCGTTTTTTCCGTTTGTGCGATGGAATCACGATTTCCTCTTCAATCTCAGCAGTATCCATATCTGCATTGACTTCAGCCTCATTAAACAGATCCATCTGTTCATATCCATCTGCGTATTTTTCACTGGAAGAACCGAAACGTCTTCTTTGTGCAAGCGCAAGACGGTCTGAAAGCATTGCATTCATAAATTCCAGTTCTTTCTGCTTGTCTTTCAGAAGCTGTACCTCGGTCTCTTTTTTTTGAACCTGATTCTGCATGATTCTCATAACTTCCATCATGTTTTCACGGCTCATGTTATTCAGCTGTTCCTCTGTAAAAAACGGATCCATCCGGCAATCTCCAAACTTTTAAATGATAATTCAAGTATAACACAAAAAAGCCTGTTATTCGAGAAAAATCAACGTTTTACTGTGTAGGAATATATATCGATATCCACGAGTATTTCGTGTTTTTTGCGAATTGACAAATCCGTTCTTTATACAACAATCTTTGGATGACGTTCTTCAAAAGCTCCCTTCGGAGTAAGTGAAAGACCATCACACAGCCAATGCATTTCTTTCAGGGTCACTTTCTGTAATTCATCCGGAGTTTCCGGCCAGTGAAAGGAATCCCTGTCAAGCCTCTTCATCAGAATCCAGAAACCAGATCCGTCCCATTGCAGAATCTTAATAGAAGTCCGCCTGCGGTTGCAGAACGCAAACATGCAGCGCGAATAGGGATCAAGTTTGAATTTCAGCTTGATAATTGCAGCCAGTCCGTGATAGCTTTTTCTCAGATCGGTAGCTCCACAGGCAAGGTAAACGGTTGTGCCACCTGCCAGATCAAGCATGATCTTTCAGTCCCTGTATTAGAACATGAAAAAGTTCCAGCGGGCATTCCGGCATCACTTCAATCCGAATAGCGTTTGTGATAAAAATACGGACTGGAGATGGGCTGATGTTCAAAGTCCCATTCTTTGAAATTTCCGTTTCCGTTGGCATTTTTGCAAAAATCATATCTGTATCCGATTGTCCGTCCAATGTTTTCAGCTTGTGCATCCAGTAATTCATTGTAGAGACTGGAACGTGATGTTCCTGACACCATGTTTTGCAAGTCTGCCCACTGGATTGAAATTCATGGATTCGTTCAGACCACAGTGTGATTTTTTCATCTGTTTTCATAATGATACAGTTTCCTTCCTTTGTTATGAAAAGAGTGTATCAGAAAAATATAGTTGCGGACAGATACGAATGATTACGTACTTACGGCACAGCCATTAATTCAGGATCATTTACTTTTATATTATATTCGTCGTAATATGGTTGAAAATCACCTTCCGGTCTAATATCCGGATATAAATTTCCATTTCCTAAAAGCCATGTTTCAAAACAATGATTGCAGACAAAAACTTTATATAAAAAACCTACAACACAATTCTTCTTTTCAATATATTCCTTGATAATGTTTTCAACCTGTTTTTTTCGTTCTTGTTCATTATATTCTTCCGAATCCAAAATCACTATTAACTGATCTATTTTTCCCGGATTCAGCAGAATTGTATCTATCGTCTGGAATAAAACTCTTGTGATCAGCTGCGTAACACCTTGTCCGCTCTGCATCACATAATTATTTTCCCGAACATATGTAATATCCTGCACTCTGGTGTTTTGTATCCCCATATATTTTAACCATTCAGGCAAAACCTTTATAAAGGACTTTTCATCTTCAAGCAAAAAATAATAATTCATTTATATCTTACCTTCAAATTCCCATCTGTTTATCAAATTAAAATATGCATCATGCTGACTATGCATGATTCCATACTCTTCAGCTGTAAAATTTTTTACCGTCGCAATGTCTCTTTCAATGATCTTCCATTTCTTATTTGAAATCTGGTTTATAATTTTAGGATGATGGCTGGTAATAACAAACTGTAAATCCCTTCTTTCCCCCAATAATAGTTCTGCCAATACATCTATACAATTTACCCCTAATCCATTCTCAAATTCATCTATTAATACTAAAGAGTTTTTTGACATAGTGATCAACTCAACAATATAGTATATCGTTTTTAACATTCCATTGGATATTTCATGCTGCAATAATCTTTTTCCATATACATCTATTGCCACCATATATATTTCACGATCAGGATCCTCAACAATATCTATACTGTTAATCTCCATAAACAGCTCCTTAACCGCAGAAAAAATCTGTGCGTACATTTGAGGATAATATTCTTTTGTTATATAAATCTTTAGAGGAACAGGTAAATGGCTGAATTTTTCAAAAGGCTGTTTTTCATTTTCCTTAAAGCTTTCTTTAATCTTTGCTTTAAACATATTAAAACTTTCCTGCGCAATTGCCCCTCTCACATCCATTTCAATTTCTATTGGATATAATTTTAACATTTCAGAAATTATTGGTTTGACAAAGGCATCTTCCGAATATTGTACTAATAAACTTTCATCTTTTTTAGGTGTCGGTACCTTATCATAACCTGTCACCTGAATCGTATCAGGTGTACGCTGCATCAGTATATCACCTTTTATATTCTGAAGTTTTTCATAGGCAAAAAAATACTTTATTTCTTTTGGTTCAAAAATATCCTCTGTATGATCCTGCTGTATTCTATATGACCATACATATACTTCCTCTCCAATTTGA
This window encodes:
- a CDS encoding InlB B-repeat-containing protein, with product MRYGRKICKELFVILYVFIFLVSDPKLVRACSMIILPDTSKETITSDDVTFDFFDTQDPSEYHIVYEVNGGINSSNNQKTIQKEELPFTLDVPVKMGYNFAGWYADCSYSRKVTKINEDSPANMVLFAKWTKNIDNHYNVEMYSYQTGTIRDNSQKELKECSYTFLDDLSIPGMPSTREKDYKDNLISSSSQCMQGLCFTPDYILITAYSEDRKNLGSLMVFDRESGEYLVTLGMKKESHLGGIAFDGENVWICHSNSNTLERISYEYITKIAQDAPEYCIDASALSDEYRLKNTPSCITCYGGRLWVATHTRFFDSEMYSYSYDKKEDKLTAVSNYNLPSKVQGVAFDDNGSIYLSTSYGRNNSSYLKVYSSLLSLDKKPNEPKVKVEMPPCSEEVAIADGTVFVLFESASAKYFEGTDGMGKSPAPIDKLLEVSVASIW
- the tnpC gene encoding IS66 family transposase, which codes for MDPFFTEEQLNNMSRENMMEVMRIMQNQVQKKETEVQLLKDKQKELEFMNAMLSDRLALAQRRRFGSSSEKYADGYEQMDLFNEAEVNADMDTAEIEEEIVIPSHKRKKRTGKKEEDLSNFEVTETIEYKLTGENRYCPDCGTKYKVVTKEVVKRLKFIPSTFEVAEEVTYVYSCPKCGAMIRPEKEFPLIKGSIATPSLVAGIMNAKYVNGMPLARQEREFARYDLNLSTKTMANWIISCADRYLGLLYRQMKEEFLKSRYIHCDETRIQVIDEPDQKGSSQNWMWVYLTDHYSESPQMVLFDYERTRAGYHPVNFLGDTFHGYLTCDGYQAYHGLNDSITVTGCFTHARRRFDAALTALKKDFTKEQLKETVAYQAMTRIGILYKVEELIKDKTLEERYQERQKQSRPVVEALFEWLHSMEDSVDRSSLIGDAILYTLNQENYLRRYLDDGHLSIDNNSAERAIKNFAVGRRNWLFAKSIRGADASAVVYSIAETALLNGLKPYVYLSYVLDELRKMGPFPKPDDLNRLLPWSNELPEGFRTKKKK
- the tnpB gene encoding IS66 family insertion sequence element accessory protein TnpB (TnpB, as the term is used for proteins encoded by IS66 family insertion elements, is considered an accessory protein, since TnpC, encoded by a neighboring gene, is a DDE family transposase.) yields the protein MLDLAGGTTVYLACGATDLRKSYHGLAAIIKLKFKLDPYSRCMFAFCNRRRTSIKILQWDGSGFWILMKRLDRDSFHWPETPDELQKVTLKEMHWLCDGLSLTPKGAFEERHPKIVV
- the tnpA gene encoding IS66 family insertion sequence element accessory protein TnpA, which codes for MKTDEKITLWSERIHEFQSSGQTCKTWCQEHHVPVSTMNYWMHKLKTLDGQSDTDMIFAKMPTETEISKNGTLNISPSPVRIFITNAIRIEVMPECPLELFHVLIQGLKDHA
- a CDS encoding elongation factor G, with product MNVYTTDKIRNVVLLGHGGCGKTSLAEAMAYLAGMTTRMGKVTDGNTISDYDKEEIKRHFSINTTVIPIVWGDTKINILDTPGYFDFVGEVEEAVSAADAAIIVVSGKAGIEVGTKKAWELCETYKLPRMVFVTDMDIDEASYRQVVEDLQQLYGKRIAPFHLPIRENGQFVGYVNVLQQRAKRWKDNGEVEKVEVPEYSKENLGICREALMEAVAETSEEFMDRYFGGEEFSEDEIRQALRVNVSDGSIVPVLMGSNVLARGMYTLMVDIVKYLPSPEKRSCTGINAKSNEVYNADYDFAKPKSAYIFKTIADPFIGKYSLIKVNSGVIKTDDLLYNQHKDTEEKIGKIYVLCGNKPEEVKELHAGDIGALAKLTKAATTDSLSTKANPILYIRTQISIPYTYKRYKAVNKGDEDKISQALQKLMLEDLTLKTVNDSENGQTLLYGMGDQHLDVVASKLLERYKVQIELKKPKVAFRETIRKKADVEYKYKKQSGGHGQYGHVKMTFEPSGDLETPYVFEQCVVGGAVPKNFFPAVEKGIQEGVVKGPMAAYPVVGVKAVLYDGSYHPVDSSEMAFKVAALQAFKKGIMEASPILLEPIASLKVVVPDKYTGDIMGDLNKRRGRVLGMNPTEHGYQEIVADIPYMELYGYNTDLRSMTGGSGTFSYEFARYEQTPSDIQEKEIAERAGKLDNTDNS
- a CDS encoding AAA family ATPase — translated: MLNVKLKWIEFENLRTGLKIERVVFNDDITLLVGLSGVGKTQILNAIEYSLKLAVNKNLRLEPYNTTLCFQIGEEVYVWSYRIQQDHTEDIFEPKEIKYFFAYEKLQNIKGDILMQRTPDTIQVTGYDKVPTPKKDESLLVQYSEDAFVKPIISEMLKLYPIEIEMDVRGAIAQESFNMFKAKIKESFKENEKQPFEKFSHLPVPLKIYITKEYYPQMYAQIFSAVKELFMEINSIDIVEDPDREIYMVAIDVYGKRLLQHEISNGMLKTIYYIVELITMSKNSLVLIDEFENGLGVNCIDVLAELLLGERRDLQFVITSHHPKIINQISNKKWKIIERDIATVKNFTAEEYGIMHSQHDAYFNLINRWEFEGKI
- a CDS encoding prephenate dehydrogenase, coding for MSLQKIGFIGLGLIGGSIAKKLHALHPELTMIATAHHAETVAEAYKEHLIINNTPCELKDFADCDYIFLCTPTRKNIEYLQQLKDVISPDCIITDVGSVKTEIHREVIRLGLEANFIGGHPMAGSEKTGLSNASETLLENAYYIITPTTKSPSPAVEELTGLVRSLGAIPLVLGYEQHDYATAAISHLPHVIAYSLVNLVRESDDENEIMKTIAAGGFKDITRIASSSPVMWENICLSNQEQILKLLDNYIHTLEVMRTNIADADSPALLDAFTAAKDYRDSITITAKGALKNVYELYLDLIDETGGIATVATILASNNLSIKNIGIIHNREFEGGVLRLEMYDGESLALAVALLKKHHYTIYER